A single genomic interval of bacterium harbors:
- a CDS encoding protoheme IX farnesyltransferase, translating to MGERGPRGKGGAIPAPALTPPEKPSAILLVKPGIVAAVTLAGLSGMVLAGRDVPKPGKALLTLACILAAAGGSAALNTVLDAGIDEKMPRLARRIASLRALGRGNVVAAALAAIAASLILSARYLNATTCLLLAAAAGGYAILYTLVWKRRSPYGTIPGAVPGALPVLIGYAAVNPRLGMDGVLLFLILVLWQPPHFWALALRHQAEYRAAGVPVLPVAFGEPYTKVLIFLYAGALLPLSLSLWALGYLSALFGWAAFLLGTGFLVEFYRDTVASRRFGRAFAASIVYLVLLLLALLADVLFR from the coding sequence TTGGGTGAACGCGGCCCGCGCGGAAAGGGCGGCGCTATCCCTGCCCCGGCGCTGACCCCGCCGGAGAAGCCGTCCGCGATCCTTCTGGTCAAGCCGGGCATCGTCGCGGCGGTGACCCTGGCCGGCCTCTCCGGGATGGTCCTCGCCGGGCGGGACGTGCCGAAGCCCGGAAAGGCGCTTCTGACGCTGGCCTGCATCCTCGCGGCGGCGGGCGGTTCCGCCGCCCTGAACACGGTCCTTGACGCCGGGATCGACGAGAAGATGCCGCGCCTGGCCCGCCGGATCGCCTCGCTGCGGGCCCTCGGACGCGGGAACGTCGTGGCGGCGGCGTTGGCCGCGATTGCCGCCTCGCTGATCCTTTCGGCCCGCTACCTCAACGCGACGACGTGCCTTCTCCTCGCCGCGGCGGCGGGGGGGTACGCGATCCTGTACACGCTGGTATGGAAGCGCCGCTCGCCCTACGGGACGATCCCCGGGGCCGTCCCCGGGGCCCTGCCGGTCCTCATCGGGTACGCCGCCGTGAACCCGCGCCTCGGGATGGACGGCGTTCTCCTGTTCCTGATCCTCGTCCTCTGGCAGCCGCCCCACTTCTGGGCCCTGGCGCTGCGCCACCAGGCGGAATACCGCGCGGCGGGCGTCCCGGTCCTGCCCGTGGCGTTCGGCGAGCCGTACACGAAGGTCCTGATCTTCCTGTACGCGGGGGCGCTGCTCCCCCTTTCCTTGTCGCTGTGGGCGCTGGGGTACCTTTCCGCCCTCTTCGGGTGGGCGGCCTTCCTTCTCGGGACGGGCTTTCTCGTCGAATTCTACCGGGACACGGTGGCGAGCCGCCGCTTCGGCCGCGCGTTCGCCGCCTCGATCGTCTACCTGGTGCTGCTGCTCCTCGCTCTCCTCGCCGACGTCCTGTTCCGATGA